A genomic window from Brassica oleracea var. oleracea cultivar TO1000 chromosome C8, BOL, whole genome shotgun sequence includes:
- the LOC106307831 gene encoding rhomboid-like protein 15 isoform X1 translates to MRPNIVTEAGVQTRVSQWWNAIPFLTSSVVVVCGIIYLICLLTGYDSFYEVCFLPSAILSRFQVYRFYTAILFHGSMLHVMFNMMALVPMGSELERIMGSVRLFYLTILLATTNAVLHLLIASLAGYNPFYQYDHLMNECAIGFSGILFSMIVIETSLSGVTSRSVFGLFNVPAKLYPWLLLIAFQLLMTNVSLLGHLCGILSGFAYSYGVFNFLMPGSSFFSTIELASWMASCVRRPKFIMCTGGNPSSYMPTYSVQNTTSSGFSTGNAWRSLSSWLPQREASNQSAEDSRFPGRGRTLSGTARDPTPPAGETNPNLHARLLEDSTPDRLSDATVTGIAEPIPAARQVPIANATVLPQSQTQGRVAASEEQIQKLVAMGFERTQVEVALAAADDDLNVAVEILMSQQA, encoded by the exons ATGAGGCCGAACATTGTTACCGAG GCTGGGGTTCAAACCAGAGTTTCACAATGGTGGAATGCAATACCTTTCCTCACTTCATCAGTGGTTGTAGTTTGTGGAATCATTTACCTGATATGCCTCTTAACTGGATACGACTCTTTCTATGAAGTCTGCTTCTTACCCTCTGCAATTCTATCGCGTTTCCAAG TTTATAGGTTTTACACGGCCATTCTATTCCACGGATCGATGCTTCATGTTATGTTTAACATGATGGCGTTGGTTCCTATGGGATCCGAGCTGGAGAGAATCATGGGATCCGTCCGCTTGTTTTACCTCACAATATTGCTGGCGACGACCAATGCCGTATTGCATCTTCTTATAGCATCACTGGCGGGATATAATCCTTTCTATCAGTATGACCATCTCATGAATGAGTGCGCGATTGGATTCTCTGGGATCTTGTTTTCCATGATTGTCATAGAGACGAGTCTTAGTGGAGTCACCTCTAGGAG TGTGTTTGGTCTCTTCAACGTGCCCGCGAAACT ATATCCATGGCTCTTGTTGATAGCATTCCAACTTCTCATGACAAATGTTTCCCTGCTTGGTCACCTATGTGGCATCCTCTCTGGATTTGCGT ATTCTTATGGCGTTTTCAATTTCTTGATGCCTGGCTCTTCATTTTTCTCCACTATTGAGTTAGCTTCCTGGATG GCTAGCTGTGTAAGGCGACCCAAATTCATTATGTGCACCGGTGGAAATCCTTCGAGCTACATGCCCACTTATTCTGTACAGAACACGACATCCAG TGGTTTCTCTACAGGAAATGCTTGGAGATCCTTGTCATCATGGCTGCCACAGAGGGAAGCATCTAATCAG TCGGCTGAGGACAGTAGATTTCCGGGTAGAGGTAGAACTCTTAGCGGTACTGCCCGTGATCCCACCCCTCCAGCCGGAGAAACAAACCCAAACCTCCATGCTAGACTGTTGGAAGATAGCACTCCAGACCGCCTTTCTGATGCAACTGTTACTGGCATAGCAGAGCCAATCCCCGCCGCAAG ACAGGTGCCAATAGCAAATGCAACAGTCCTGCCTCAATCCCAG ACGCAGGGTCGTGTTGCCGCCTCTGAAGAACAGATCCAGAAACTTGTTGCCATGGGCTTCGAAAGG ACACAAGTGGAGGTTGCACTCGCTGCTGCCGATGACGATCTAAACGTAGCTGTGGAGATCTTAATGAGCCAACAG GCTTAA
- the LOC106309184 gene encoding uncharacterized protein LOC106309184 — MHGNFTNKIVGKSLSKDEKARKLALQHWLEAIDLRHRYGHNMQFYYHAWLHCDSNQPVFYWLDIQGKELNHERCPRSKLYQQSIKYLGPTEREAYEVVIENSKLIYKQSGIALDTKEGPPDAKRFFVLSVSKIMYTNINKVPFQNFQNQRFPR; from the exons ATGCATGGAAACTTTACAAACAAGATA GTGGGTAAGAGCTTGTCAAAAGACGAGAAAGCTAGGAAGTTGGCTTTGCAACACTGGCTTGAGGCA ATTGATCTTCGACATCGCTATGGCCACAATATGCAATTCTATTATCATGCTTGGCTCCACTGTGACAGTAACCAACCCGTTTTCTATTG GCTTGACATACAAGGAAAAGAATTGAACCATGAAAGATGTCCAAGATCAAAACTATACCAACAAAGCATCAAGTATCTTGGTCCG ACTGAAAGAGAGGCATATGAAGTTGTGATTGAGAACAGCAAACTAATCTATAAGCAAAGTGGGATAGCTCTGGACACAAAAGAAGGTCCTCCAGATGCAAAGCGTTTTTTTGTCCTAAGCGTGTCTAAGATCATGTATACAAACATTAACAAGGTTCCATTTCAAAACTTTCAAAACCAAAGATTCCCACGGTAG
- the LOC106309185 gene encoding glutathione S-transferase T3-like, with protein sequence MVSLGTADGGETASDRRERRKWTPADDILLISSWLNTSKDPVVGNEQKSGTFWKRIAAYFAASPQVAGCEEREATHCKQRWHRINDLVCKFCGAYEAATREKASGQNENDVVKHAHTIFYNNYKKKFTLEHACNELRNDQKWCALMTAKKDVSSKKRKCEDGDDSETSQATENKRPPGVKASKASGKKKVVDDVDDQTAGFGC encoded by the exons ATGGTTAGCTTAG GAACCGCAGATGGTGGCGAGACAGCTTCAGATCGTAGAGAGCGAAGGAAGTGGACGCCGGCTGATGATATCTTGCTCATCAGCTCGTGGTTAAATACGAGCAAGGATCCTGTGGTTGGCAACGAACAAAAATCTGGGACATTTTGGAAAAGAATTGCCGCATACTTTGCGGCAAGTCCTCAGGTTGCTGGCTGCGAAGAGAGAGAGGCTACCCATTGCAAGCAGCGTTGGCACAGGATCAATGACCTTGTGTGCAAGTTCTGCGGTGCGTATGAAGCTGCTACCAGAGAGAAAGCTAGCGGCCAAAACGAGAATGATGTTGTGAAACATGCTCATACAATATTCTACAACAACTACAAGAAGAAATTTACTTTGGAACACGCTTGTAATGAACTACGAAACGACCAGAAGTGGTGCGCCCTTATGACTGCTAAAAAGGATGTAAGCTCGAAGAAGAGGAAGTGTGAGGATGGAGATGATTCAGAGACCTCTCAAGCTACAGAGAACAAGCGTCCCCCGGGTGTGAAGGCCTCAAAGGCAAGTGGTAAGAAGAAGGTGGTAGACGATGTGGACGATCAAACAGCAGGATTTGGCTGCTAA
- the LOC106307831 gene encoding rhomboid-like protein 15 isoform X2: protein MRPNIVTEAGVQTRVSQWWNAIPFLTSSVVVVCGIIYLICLLTGYDSFYEVCFLPSAILSRFQVYRFYTAILFHGSMLHVMFNMMALVPMGSELERIMGSVRLFYLTILLATTNAVLHLLIASLAGYNPFYQYDHLMNECAIGFSGILFSMIVIETSLSGVTSRSVFGLFNVPAKLYPWLLLIAFQLLMTNVSLLGHLCGILSGFAYSYGVFNFLMPGSSFFSTIELASWMASCVRRPKFIMCTGGNPSSYMPTYSVQNTTSSGFSTGNAWRSLSSWLPQREASNQSAEDSRFPGRGRTLSGTARDPTPPAGETNPNLHARLLEDSTPDRLSDATVTGIAEPIPAARQVPIANATVLPQSQGRVAASEEQIQKLVAMGFERTQVEVALAAADDDLNVAVEILMSQQA from the exons ATGAGGCCGAACATTGTTACCGAG GCTGGGGTTCAAACCAGAGTTTCACAATGGTGGAATGCAATACCTTTCCTCACTTCATCAGTGGTTGTAGTTTGTGGAATCATTTACCTGATATGCCTCTTAACTGGATACGACTCTTTCTATGAAGTCTGCTTCTTACCCTCTGCAATTCTATCGCGTTTCCAAG TTTATAGGTTTTACACGGCCATTCTATTCCACGGATCGATGCTTCATGTTATGTTTAACATGATGGCGTTGGTTCCTATGGGATCCGAGCTGGAGAGAATCATGGGATCCGTCCGCTTGTTTTACCTCACAATATTGCTGGCGACGACCAATGCCGTATTGCATCTTCTTATAGCATCACTGGCGGGATATAATCCTTTCTATCAGTATGACCATCTCATGAATGAGTGCGCGATTGGATTCTCTGGGATCTTGTTTTCCATGATTGTCATAGAGACGAGTCTTAGTGGAGTCACCTCTAGGAG TGTGTTTGGTCTCTTCAACGTGCCCGCGAAACT ATATCCATGGCTCTTGTTGATAGCATTCCAACTTCTCATGACAAATGTTTCCCTGCTTGGTCACCTATGTGGCATCCTCTCTGGATTTGCGT ATTCTTATGGCGTTTTCAATTTCTTGATGCCTGGCTCTTCATTTTTCTCCACTATTGAGTTAGCTTCCTGGATG GCTAGCTGTGTAAGGCGACCCAAATTCATTATGTGCACCGGTGGAAATCCTTCGAGCTACATGCCCACTTATTCTGTACAGAACACGACATCCAG TGGTTTCTCTACAGGAAATGCTTGGAGATCCTTGTCATCATGGCTGCCACAGAGGGAAGCATCTAATCAG TCGGCTGAGGACAGTAGATTTCCGGGTAGAGGTAGAACTCTTAGCGGTACTGCCCGTGATCCCACCCCTCCAGCCGGAGAAACAAACCCAAACCTCCATGCTAGACTGTTGGAAGATAGCACTCCAGACCGCCTTTCTGATGCAACTGTTACTGGCATAGCAGAGCCAATCCCCGCCGCAAG ACAGGTGCCAATAGCAAATGCAACAGTCCTGCCTCAATCCCAG GGTCGTGTTGCCGCCTCTGAAGAACAGATCCAGAAACTTGTTGCCATGGGCTTCGAAAGG ACACAAGTGGAGGTTGCACTCGCTGCTGCCGATGACGATCTAAACGTAGCTGTGGAGATCTTAATGAGCCAACAG GCTTAA
- the LOC106309684 gene encoding protein-lysine N-methyltransferase N6AMT2 gives MEGEDELRKPNGCVSAQLDRDVEDDDPLVLSSQALAALQEFLADQNRTAASTPPPSSLDGGDDSNKVELVTEDWRLSQFWYEPETAETVAEEVVTLSRRFSTCRVACIACPTLYVYLKKKDPSLQVQLLEYDMRFERYGSEFTFYDYNEPEELPLGLKHCFHIIVADPPYLSKECLERVAQTVSFLASPVDSLLLLLTGDVQRDRAAELLGVRPCVFKPHHSSKLGNEFRLFVSYDPGTRLGGLEEEVDS, from the exons ATGGAAGGAGAAGATGAGCTCAGGAAACCAAACGGCTGCGTTTCCGCTCAACTAGACAGAGATGTAGAAGACGACGATCCATTAGTGTTGAGCTCTCAAGCACTGGCGGCGCTCCAGGAGTTTCTAGCCGACCAGAACAGAACCGCCGCGAGCACGCCGCCACCTTCTTCCCTGGACGGAGGAGATGATTCCAACAAAGTGGAGCTAGTCACAGAAGACTGGAGACTCAGCCAGTTCTGGTACGAACCTGAAACCGCAGAGACTGTAGCTGAAGAAGTGGTCACTCTCTCCAGAAGATTCTCAACCTGCAGAGTCGCTTGCATCGCTTGCCCTACTCTTTACGTGTATCTCAAG AAGAAGGATCCGAGTCTCCAGGTGCAGTTGCTGGAGTACGATATGAGGTTTGAGAGATATGGAAGTGAATTCACCTTTTATGATTACAACGAGCCTGAAGAGTTGCCGCTGGGGCTTAAACATTGCTTTCATATAATCGTTGCTGATCCTCCTTACTTG AGTAAGGAATGTCTGGAAAGAGTTGCTCAAACGGTTTCGTTTCTGGCGAGTCCAGTGGATTCTTTGTTACTTCTTCTCACAG GAGATGTGCAGAGAGATAGGGCGGCTGAGCTATTGGGTGTTCGGCCTTGCGTGTTTAAGCCTCATCACTCTAGCAAACTTGGAAACGAGTTTAGGCTGTTTGTAAGTTATGATCCAGGTACCAGACTAGGGGGCTTGGAAGAAGAAGTAGACAGCTAG
- the LOC106307832 gene encoding universal stress protein A-like protein isoform X1 gives METYVDAVGMDTAATTTTETTASSKNKKKLKVMVAIDESKNSFYALEWAVEHLKDVMSAEPEIDQEGGLLTLVHVNPSGATDSVPELMKKAGVQSTNLFTPALELCRAKMVKTETMILEGDPKEMICQAVEQAHVDLLVVGSRGLGMIKRAFLGSVSDYCVQHAQCPVLIVRPPKETSSSK, from the exons ATGGAGACTTACGTTGATGCGGTTGGTATGGACACAGCAGCCACGACAACGACGGAGACGACGGCGAGCTCAAAGAACAAAAAGAAGTTAAAGGTAATGGTTGCGATAGATGAAAGCAAGAATAGCTTCTATGCGTTGGAATGGGCAGTGGAACATCTCAAAGATGTTATGAGCGCCGAACCGGAAATCGATCAAGAAGGCGGTTTACTTACGTTGGTTCATGTTAATCCTTCTGGTGCAACCG ATTCAGTTCCTGAATTAATGAAGAAAGCAGGAGTACAGAGCACCAATTTGTTCACACCGGCCTTGGAGTTATGTCGTGCCAAAATG GTGAAGACTGAAACAATGATACTGGAAGGAGATCCAAAGGAGATGATCTGCCAAGCGGTCGAGCAAGCCCATGTGGATCTTCTTGTCGTTGGTAGCCGTGGACTCGGCATGATCAAAAG GGCCTTTCTAGGGAGTGTGAGTGATTACTGTGTCCAGCATGCGCAATGCCCAGTTCTCATTGTGCGACCACCTAAAGAAACCTCGAGTAGCAAGTAA
- the LOC106307832 gene encoding universal stress protein A-like protein isoform X2, whose product METYVDAVGMDTAATTTTETTASSKNKKKLKVMVAIDESKNSFYALEWAVEHLKDVMSAEPEIDQEGGLLTLVHVNPSGATASATDSVPELMKKAGVQSTNLFTPALELCRAKMVKTETMILEGDPKEMICQAVEQAHVDLLVVGSRGLGMIKRAFLGSVSDYCVQHAQCPVLIVRPPKETSSSK is encoded by the exons ATGGAGACTTACGTTGATGCGGTTGGTATGGACACAGCAGCCACGACAACGACGGAGACGACGGCGAGCTCAAAGAACAAAAAGAAGTTAAAGGTAATGGTTGCGATAGATGAAAGCAAGAATAGCTTCTATGCGTTGGAATGGGCAGTGGAACATCTCAAAGATGTTATGAGCGCCGAACCGGAAATCGATCAAGAAGGCGGTTTACTTACGTTGGTTCATGTTAATCCTTCTGGTGCAACCG CTTCGGCGACAGATTCAGTTCCTGAATTAATGAAGAAAGCAGGAGTACAGAGCACCAATTTGTTCACACCGGCCTTGGAGTTATGTCGTGCCAAAATG GTGAAGACTGAAACAATGATACTGGAAGGAGATCCAAAGGAGATGATCTGCCAAGCGGTCGAGCAAGCCCATGTGGATCTTCTTGTCGTTGGTAGCCGTGGACTCGGCATGATCAAAAG GGCCTTTCTAGGGAGTGTGAGTGATTACTGTGTCCAGCATGCGCAATGCCCAGTTCTCATTGTGCGACCACCTAAAGAAACCTCGAGTAGCAAGTAA
- the LOC106309943 gene encoding eukaryotic translation initiation factor 3 subunit C-like, translated as MLNSKLFAKPGSESENGSSTEEELDEVQDTNTAGGASRYLPGGSDTDDGDLPKRVVQPGKDKRFEEMVHTAEQMKHAMNINNWVSLLENFDKINKQLEKVMRIKEAVKAPVLYIKTLVMLEDFLNETTLEAKNEMSHSNSKALNSMRQRLKKNNKMYEEEINKYRESSETEEAKVSEEELCNKDPKEITWEWINRKLKEVVSARGRKGTARSELIDQLTHLMRLAKTPAQKLEILFGLVSAQFDVNPGLNGHMPINVWKKCVNNMFTILDIIVKYDNIVVDDTVEQDEKETSKPEDYDGKIRVWGNLVAFVERIDAEFFKSLQSVDPHTREYVERLRDELVFLALTQNIQDYFERCGDFKSAAKVALRRVESLYYKPQEVYDAMWKRAEQEDDCNGPVVPRKPTFPVSSRAMMDGLVSLIYKYGDERTKARAMLCDIYHHSLMDKFGTARDLLLMSHLQDNVQHMDISTQILFNRSMAQLGLCAFRVGMFTEAHSCLSELCSGQRARELLAQGVSQSRKEKTPEQERLERRRQMPYHMHINLELLEAVHLICAMLLEVPNMSANSHDARRKVISKNIRRLLEISDRQAFTAPPENVRDHVMAATRALTKGDFEKAVEVLSSLDIWKLLKNRETVLDMVKARVKEEALKTYLLRYSASYESLRLDHLAKMFGLSENQVHSIVSKMMISEELHAYWDQPTHCILFHDVQHNRLQTLAFQLIGKLVVLAESNERAMEVRTGGYGGRGGTENRGMQMDVTSRMVSLSRGVRA; from the exons ATGTTGAATTCGAAGTTATTTGCTAAG CCTGGAAGTGAAAGTGAAAATGGAAGTAGCACCGAGGAAGAGTTAGATGAGGTTCAAGATACCAATACTGCTGGTGGTGCATCTCGTTATCTTCCAGGTGGCAGTGACACTGATGACGGTGATCTCCCTAAACGTGTTGTTCAGCCAGGCAAAGACAAGCGTTTTGAGGAGATGGTCCATACCGCTGAGCAGATGAAGCATGCAATGAATATCAATAATTGGGTTAGTCTACTAGAGAACTTTGACAAGATCAACAAGCAGCTGGAGAAAGTTATGAGGATTAAAGAGGCTGTGAAGGCTCCAGTCTTGTACATCAAAACCCTTGTCATGTTGGAAGACTTCTTAAATGAAACTACTCTGGAAGCAAAGAATGAGATGAGCCACAGTAACTCCAAGGCTTTGAACTCAATGAGACAGAGGTTGAAGAAGAACAATAAGATGTATGAAGAAGAGATCAATAAGTATAGAGAGTCTTCGGAAACCGAGGAAGCGAAGGTATCAGAGGAAGAGTTGTGTAATAAGGATCCTAAAGAGATCACATGGGAATGGATCAACCGAAAACTCAAAGAAGTTGTGTCTGCACGTGGAAGGAAAGGAACTGCTAGATCTGAACTGATTGATCAGCTCACACACCTGATGAGACTGGCCAAAACTCCAGCGCAGAAACTCGAGATCTTGTTCGGTCTTGTCTCCGCACAGTTCGATGTGAATCCTGGTCTCAACGGACACATGCCTATCAACGTCTGGAAGAAGTGTGTGAACAACATGTTTACAATACTTGACATTATTGTCAAGTACGATAACATCGTCGTCGATGACACGGTTGAGCAAGACGAGAAAGAAACGTCGAAACCAGAA GACTATGATGGGAAGATTCGTGTCTGGGGGAATCTTGTTGCATTCGTGGAGAGGATAGACGCTGAATTTTTCAAGAGTTTGCAGAGCGTTGATCCTCATACACGTGAGTATGTGGAGAGGTTGAGAGATGAGCTGGTGTTTTTAGCTCTAACTCAAAACATACAAGACTACTTTGAGCGGTGTGGTGACTTTAAATCTGCGGCAAAGGTGGCGTTAAGACGAGTTGAGTCACTTTACTACAAGCCTCAGGAAGTTTATGACGCTATGTGGAAACGAGCTGAGCAAGAAGATGATTGTAATGGGCCTGTTGTTCCTCGTAAGCCTACTTTTCCAGTGAGTAGTCGAGCTATGATGGATGGTCTCGTCTCACTTATTTACAAATATGGAGATGAAAGGACTAAAGCACGTGCGATGTTATGTGATATCTACCACCATTCTTTAATGGACAAGTTCGGAACTGCTAGGGACTTGTTGCTGATGAGTCATCTTCAGGACAATGTTCAGCATATGGACATCTCAACGCAGATCCTCTTTAACAGATCGATGGCTCAGCTTGGTCTCTGCGCATTCCGAGTTGGAATGTTTACCGAGGCTCACAGCTGCCTCTCTGAGCTGTGTTCTGGTCAAAGGGCGAGGGAATTGCTTGCTCAAGGTGTCTCCCAAAGTAGAAAGGAGAAGACTCCTGAACAG GAAAGATTGGAGAGGAGAAGGCAGATGCCGTATCACATGCACATAAACCTTGAGCTTCTTGAAGCTGTTCATCTCATATGCGCCATGCTACTGGAAGTCCCTAACATGTCAGCCAACTCTCATGATGCCAGACGCAAGGTGATTAGCAAGAATATCCGTCGCCTGCTTGAGATCAGCGATAGGCAAGCATTCACTGCTCCTCCTGAGAACGTCCGTGACCATGTCATGGCAGCAACTCGAGCTCTCACCAAAGGAGACTTCGAAAAAGCTGTTGAGGTTTTAAGCTCTCTTGATATATGGAAACTGCTCAAGAATCGCGAAACCGTTCTTGATATGGTGAAGGCTAGGGTCAAAGAGGAGGCGTTGAAGACTTATCTCTTAAGATACTCAGCCTCTTACGAGTCCCTACGTCTAGATCATCTTGCTAAGATGTTTGGTCTCTCTGAGAATCAAGTCCACAGCATCGTGAGCAAGATGATGATCAGTGAAGAACTCCATGCATACTGGGACCAACCTACACATTGCATCCTCTTCCACGATGTCCAGCACAACAGGTTGCAAACGTTGGCTTTCCAGTTAATAGGAAAACTTGTTGTTCTTGCGGAGAGTAATGAAAGAGCAATGGAGGTTAGGACCGGTGGATATGGAGGAAGAGGTGGAACAGAGAACAGGGGAATGCAGATGGACGTCACGAGCCGTATGGTAAGTCTCAGCCGAGGTGTTCGTGCGTAG
- the LOC106307832 gene encoding universal stress protein YxiE isoform X3: MVAIDESKNSFYALEWAVEHLKDVMSAEPEIDQEGGLLTLVHVNPSGATDSVPELMKKAGVQSTNLFTPALELCRAKMVGDLRTCVKTETMILEGDPKEMICQAVEQAHVDLLVVGSRGLGMIKRAFLGSVSDYCVQHAQCPVLIVRPPKETSSSK; encoded by the exons ATGGTTGCGATAGATGAAAGCAAGAATAGCTTCTATGCGTTGGAATGGGCAGTGGAACATCTCAAAGATGTTATGAGCGCCGAACCGGAAATCGATCAAGAAGGCGGTTTACTTACGTTGGTTCATGTTAATCCTTCTGGTGCAACCG ATTCAGTTCCTGAATTAATGAAGAAAGCAGGAGTACAGAGCACCAATTTGTTCACACCGGCCTTGGAGTTATGTCGTGCCAAAATGGTCGGTGATCTCAGAACATGT GTGAAGACTGAAACAATGATACTGGAAGGAGATCCAAAGGAGATGATCTGCCAAGCGGTCGAGCAAGCCCATGTGGATCTTCTTGTCGTTGGTAGCCGTGGACTCGGCATGATCAAAAG GGCCTTTCTAGGGAGTGTGAGTGATTACTGTGTCCAGCATGCGCAATGCCCAGTTCTCATTGTGCGACCACCTAAAGAAACCTCGAGTAGCAAGTAA